Within the Salmo salar chromosome ssa12, Ssal_v3.1, whole genome shotgun sequence genome, the region tggtacggcaactgctccgcccacaaccgtaaggctctccagagggtagtgaggtctgcacaacgcatcaccaggggcaaactacctgccctccaggacacctacaccacccgatgtcacaggaaggccaaaaagatcaaggacaacaaccacccgagccactgcctgttcaccccgctatcatcccgaaggcgaggtcagtacaggtgcatcaaagcggggaccgagagacagaagctgtttttcaatctcaaggccatcagactgttaaacagccatcactaacattgagtggctgctgccaacatactgactcatctctagccactttaataatgaaaatgatgtttaaagtggctagtgatacaattattacaatgccactttatataatgtttacataccctacattactcatcccatatgtatatactgtactctatatctataccatctactgcatcttgcctatgccgttcggccatagCTCATTCATATATCTTTATGTACattttcttattcattcctttacacttgtgtgtataaggtagtgttgtgaaattgttagattacttcttAGAtgttactgcatggttggaactagaagcacaagcatttcgctacactcgcattaacatctgctaaccatgtgtatgtgacaaataagatttgatttcaaagacgaacgaggtcagtggcgtaatgcacctaatttatgaaagttgccagtcgcaatataaagtcaagagaagaaaaagcctggaaggaggagagatgactagaaatgattcagttgaccattttatgtgtggattaattggcggcgtagaggaccttgtgcatttcaggtaaaataacaactcaatgtttatatcccaggacaaattagctagcaacagcaagctatctaaataggacaaattagctagcaagtgcaagctagctagctaaattgccataaatgtttaatgctttttgaccagTCCccaattaatgtaattggttaagagtttgttttgatattttaacctgagtgtcgtgatcgcgtttggtgtggggggacaaaatatatttatgcacgatggcgcaagtgcgcagccggtttgggtttgGTGTAAGCATATGCCTTTAAAAACACCTGTTTTTCTGAATAATCTTTAGAATGATTTGGACATGTGAACACTTAAATCAgagttatagaggtgtatttaatctgTGCATGTGCTAGCACAAGCAGCGCAAGCTAACATCTTTTGACCGACTGCAGTGAGTTCAGGAAAAACTATTTCTAAGCTGCATACTTTcggttttcacatacaaaccttATTTTTCCGAACTGCGTCAAAAATTAACATAGTCGCTGTGGTAGAAATGTTATTTTGATTGGCCATTTTCAGCATTTATCAAagtcccatcaggtagcctgatttcagatgtgtccatgtaaacaggtttATGAGGGAAATTGTTATTTCAAAGCATGTCAATGTTTAAATCAAACTCCTTATACTATTTGACTATTCacaataatgatattattctgcgCTTGTAACTTTACTCAATGATGGTAAAACTTGGAATGATTATTGTATTAGGTGGGTTAAAATCTATCTAGAAGTTACACAGGGTTGGCGGAGGGACTTGTCAAAATTCAGAATTTTgtcactttagcaagtctttattcatatgatTTAATAACAGATTTAAAATGTAAtactggtgcacaatttctactatATGAAAGGGACGCAAAAGGCCTTCGTTTCATGGAAGGACCCATCTGTTCATGGACCCATATTTGCAAAACCTAACTATTCAATGTCTTTGTTTCACAGGGGACATCGCTAATCGTTGCTCTCTTAGAGGGAGGGGCTTAtcatctggggagcctcaacaacatcatgatgctgagaagaaagagaagactctctccagatcagaacacttcAAGAAACACCGGCATAGAGGTATAGAGAAGAAACCTcaccactgctgctctgactgtgggaagagttttgctaagCAGGACTTGACTATTCATGAgcaaattcacacaggagagaaactataccactgctctcagtgtgggaagagtttcactgCATCTAAAACCTTAAAATCTCATCAGAGAATTCATACACGGGAGAGGCCTTACCCCTGCTTTGATTGTAAAAAATGCTTCAAACAATCAGGAGCCCagactacacacaaacacacaggagaaaagtcttatagctgtgatcagtgtgggaagagttttactcgagATTACACCCTGACTACACACCAGCGCATACAcagaggagagaaaccttatagctgtgatcagtgtgggaagagcttcaatcaatCAGGACACCTGACTATACACcagcgcatacacacaggagagaagccttatagctgtgatcagtgtgggaagagttttactcgagATTACACCCTGACTACACACcagcgcatacacacaggagagaagccttacagctgtgatcaatgtgggaagagttttactcgagATTACACCCTGACTACACACCAGCGCATACAcagaggagagaaaccttatagctgtgttcagtgtgggaagagcttcaatcaatCAGGACACCTGACTATACACcagcgcatacacacaggagagaagccttatagctgtgttcAGTGTGGAAAGCGCTTCAATCATTCAGGAGACCTGACTagacaccaacgcatacacacaggagagaagccttatcattgtgatcagtgtgggaagagcttcaatcaatCAGGAGACCTAACTTCACACCAGCGCATACAcataggagagaagccttatagctgtgatcagtgtgggaagagctttgctcTATCCGGTAACTTGACTAtgcaccaacgcatacacacaggacagaagccttatagctgtgatcagtgtgggaagagctttgctcTATCCGGTAACTTGACTatacaccaacgcatacacacaggagagaagccttatagctgtgatcagtgtggcaGGAGTTTCAAGAGGTCAGGACACCTGACtacacaccaacgcatacacacaggagagaagccttatagctgtgatcagtgtgggaagagctttactCAAGATTCCACCCTGATTAAACatcaacgcatacacacaggagagaagccttatagctgtgatcagtgtgggaagagcttcaatcattCAGGATCCTTGATTAAACatcaacgcatacacacaggagagaagccttatagctgtgatcagtgtgggaagagcttcaatcaatCAGGACACCTGACTATACACcagcgcatacacacaggagagaagccttatagctgtgttcagtgtgggaagagcttcaatcattCAGGATCCCTGATTAAACatcaacgcatacacacaggagagaagccttatacctgtgatcagtgtgggaaaagcttcaatcAATCAGGACACCTGACTATACACcagcgcatacacacaggagaataGCCTTATAGCTGtcatcagtgtgggaagagcttccaTCGTTCAGGATACCTGACTACACACcagcgcatacacacaggagagaagccttatatcTGTGAGAAGAGTTTCAGGACATGAGAACACCTAAATAA harbors:
- the LOC106564400 gene encoding zinc finger protein 271-like — protein: MDRDKASPSPSTLQESPGRPPHRTLLLVLVDCRKTPGQSGTERREGDEEHGDMISLRDIANRCSLRGRGLSSGEPQQHHDAEKKEKTLSRSEHFKKHRHRGIEKKPHHCCSDCGKSFAKQDLTIHEQIHTGEKLYHCSQCGKSFTASKTLKSHQRIHTRERPYPCFDCKKCFKQSGAQTTHKHTGEKSYSCDQCGKSFTRDYTLTTHQRIHRGEKPYSCDQCGKSFNQSGHLTIHQRIHTGEKPYSCDQCGKSFTRDYTLTTHQRIHTGEKPYSCDQCGKSFTRDYTLTTHQRIHRGEKPYSCVQCGKSFNQSGHLTIHQRIHTGEKPYSCVQCGKRFNHSGDLTRHQRIHTGEKPYHCDQCGKSFNQSGDLTSHQRIHIGEKPYSCDQCGKSFALSGNLTMHQRIHTGQKPYSCDQCGKSFALSGNLTIHQRIHTGEKPYSCDQCGRSFKRSGHLTTHQRIHTGEKPYSCDQCGKSFTQDSTLIKHQRIHTGEKPYSCDQCGKSFNHSGSLIKHQRIHTGEKPYSCDQCGKSFNQSGHLTIHQRIHTGEKPYSCVQCGKSFNHSGSLIKHQRIHTGEKPYTCDQCGKSFNQSGHLTIHQRIHTGE